A window of the Scleropages formosus chromosome 5, fSclFor1.1, whole genome shotgun sequence genome harbors these coding sequences:
- the fam113 gene encoding PC-esterase domain-containing protein 1A, with translation MTRDCITQSQADRLLRNKFVFIKGDSIQRFVYKDLVLLLEKGAYLTMAQLKLKGEMSFESDTLLEGSLLCETTNSEDYREVRQYCGSHNLIRLYYTTEIISNYTDNVLAAIDSGVKPDIIILNSCVWDLSRFSQSWVPKYGENIHKTMAKLKEILPPECIVMWNMSMPVSGNIVGGYFQPQVGEGQTCSMPSHSKKFFSAVAHYAKLSNCSDFEFSNWGCSRLWQYVCYSGMVANSHSTIMVDMHFHIRQAVQSMKDGPPTIAVAYQRITCLLLEHAAHVWDVEQYLPHR, from the exons ATGACTAGGGATTGTATCACCCAAAGCCAAGCCGATAGGCTTCTCCGCAACAAGTTTGTCTTTATTAAAGGGGATTCCA TACAACGGTTTGTCTACAAGGATCTCGTGCTGCTCCTAGAGAAGGGTGCGTACCTGACCATGGCTCAACTCAAGCTCAAG GGAGAGATGAGCTTCGAGAGCGACACCCTGCTGGAGGGTAGCCTTCTATGCGAGACAACCAACAGTGAGGACTACCGGGAGGTGCGGCAGTACTGCGGGAGCCATAACCTGATCCGTTTGTACTATACCACGGAAATCATCTCTAATTACACAGACAATGTCCTAGCGGCCATTGACAGTGGAGTGAAGCCGGACATAATCATTCTCAACTCCTGTGTGTGGGACCTGTCCAG GTTCAGTCAGTCCTGGGTTCCAAAGTATGGAGAAAATATCCACAAGACGATGGCAAAGTTGAAGGAGATCCTCCCTCCAGAATGCATAGTGATGTGGAACATGAGCATGCCTGTAAGTGGGAATATTGTTGGTGGCTACTTCCAGCCTCAGGTAGGTGAAGGCCAGACCTGTTCCATGCCTTCTCATTCAAAGAAGTTCTTTTCTGCAGTGGCCCAtta tgcaaaactaaGTAATTGTTCTGACTTTGAATTTAGTAACTGGGGCTGCAGTAGACTTTGGCAGTATGTGTGCTACAGCGGCATGGTAGCAAACAGCCACAGCACGATCATGGTGGACATGCACTTCCACATCCGCCAGGCTGTGCAGTCTATGAAGGATGGGCCCCCAACAATCGCTGTCGCATATCAGCGCATCACCTGCCTGCTTCTTGAACATGCTGCCCATGTGTGGGATGTGGAACAGTACCTGCCACACCGCTAG